CCTGCAGCCACTCCAAATTAACCCTAGCTGACTACATACCAACCTCCACCACTTTAATTTATAGCGTTATTGTACCAACTACTTCTTGCCATTGTCTTCTTATCGtcttctctttcattctctattcatttctcatttttctaaCATCCACTGATCATTACTATATATACCTTAATTATTTCACTGTATCACTGTCATCTCTCTTATTCATATCACTATATTTCCCCAATTAAGATCATTATCATCTCCCCAATTAAtggatctctttctctttcactAAGAGAAGGTTGTGTTTGattggaattattttttataaaaaatgtcacatcaataaaaaatttccaTGCTTGCATGTTTAATGGTTTaacattttccatagaaaatttttATGGTGCAACACATTGAAGCatattttgactcatttttcatagaaaattgtaACTAGGGAGAGGTGGGAATTGTTTtctatgaaattgaaaaatgtttttcttttccatctcttttcaatcaaacacaccctaaaatCAATCGTCATCACCGGTGCCTTGTTCTCTAATGTTTTCGTGTCGTCAACAAGGGCCAACTATACTccatctcatcttttcaatatcattatctttattatttcaTTCACTATTACCACCcatattgttgttaaaattttgattttatgtgtACAATTTTACACTTTGAAGGCTctcaaacgattcaaatcctaTATAAAATCCAATTTAGggtaaaattctataaaatctcaattttacgTGTACAATTTTACAATTCAGAAACTCCCAAAAGATTTTACAATTCAAAACCTCCATTGATTTAAAttgcaatttagaggatgcttacAATGTCTAAATGTCATATAGCATATGACATTCTGCAATGAATTgctatattttgcctttaaattgaaacttatttaacattgattacataagttacaatttacttgatttaaattataatttttacttgatttaacattaattgcatacgTAAGTCAagacaaacaaataattaattaatggaccgcCCAATCCCAAATCgagattttacttgatttaattaatgttaaatcgagtaaaaattacaacttaaatatgaatggaagacgttggaagcctcctctaaaaaattttaaactgtattttacctctaaattacctatattttgtttttaaattaccTATATCAACCTATTAGTTTTTGAGATATATTTTGAAAGCATCAtcttttgaaatataataaaaaataattaggttattaaataatattaatttattttttataaaattatattattataaacatatatttataaaataattttaattttctctaaatttttacaaacttataatttaattttataaaaaaaattaatcccacttaaaatctcgattttaagtAAATTGTTACCACGTCCAtcgtcttcttctctttctacCCTTCTTTCTTTATGCCTAAAAGTTGACCACTGTGTATTCATGTTGCATTTTTATCACCGCATGAATTTCAAAGTCAAATTGGGtttgatgtgtgtgtgtgtgagagagagagagagagaaagagaggaagaatagGCAAGCTCTGTGACCGTAGAGATAAGaatattttgagtatttataaaaaattaacagtGGTAAGTTCACAATAAGGGGTAATTACAATATAGTATTAAAAGTTGAGAGTAGtcattacatttttttaaatatcaggGATATTAGTTGTAATTATCTTAAACCTCAAAGGAATTGCatgtatttttctaaatattttatataaaatattttttgacaaataGCAAAACAAAGCCGaatatttttgtgaatttgtaatttttttcaatcgttttaattttgacaattatatcCCAATTGGgtgcaattttatccaacaattgAAATCGATTTGTGATGCTTGTGTAATTGTTGatgtcataaaaataaaaatacaagtgAAATTCACATGTatacataagaaaaaaataataaaataaaataaaaatagctaaCTAAAGTTAATGGCAAGATTTTAGAGATCGTTTTGGCACAAAGGAGAGACATACAAGAATCGGTTTTGGCACAAAGGAGAGACATATAGAAAACGGGGCACTAAGAAACCAAAGGAAGGAATCTAATAAGAAAGACATGAAGATGAAAGGCGTTAGGAAGACACGaataaagaaatcaaagaagatTAGTGTTTCGAGGTCGTGATTTGTAATCTGACGATGGAGACATACCCAACTTGGAAGATGAAGAGAAATTAGACGAGGAAGGAATCCAAACCTCAAACCGAGCCGAGACAATCCCATTGTGGTCCACATAGGTGCAGGACATCACTTgcggtatataattttttttcaattcgtTTAGAATGGATTTATCAAAATCCTTGTTATCAATATATGTTTGCTCTCGGTATCTTTGATTAGTTTGATGCCTGCTACTATGaactaataaaatacttataatttgaGACATAATAAACTATCCAACATTTTCTCAGGTtagccattttctttttcattttattattttttttcttatatgtacaCATGAATtccattcatattttttatttttttttatgacgcATGACTTGCCACTTCAGCAATTATACACAACTCAcgaatcaatttcaaatattggataaaattacatCCAATTGAGTCAATTGAgatataattgtcaaaatttaaacggttggataaaattacaaatttgtaaaaatgTTTGGGTTCTTTTTGCTATTTACCCAATATTTTTAGTATAACCATTTTATGTTAAAACAAATGgagcctttctttttttttcttttttttttgttaattaacgAGTGGAGCCTTTGATTCCTATATATAATTTCTTCCTCAATCCATTATTTTCCCATATTGAGCTTATTATGAATTATGACAAATATGATCTCAAACCCTCAATTTAATCAAGATCACCAGGCTGATGGAATGGGCCGTTCttgataatttgaaatttgttggGCTCGGCCCAAACAGACAAGCCCACCCCACTTCCATTATTTCTTCCTTGTACTTTCCCCTTCAGTTTCTCACATTTCTATCCATCGATTTACTCCTTTTATTTCCAcacattttttcttgaaaatatgtccaaaatattttcttataaatttattgtataaaaattcaataataatttattcttatACTCTTGTtctgtccccccccccccaaaaaaaaaaataaataaaaataaaaaaggctATAAACTGACATTGAAATTAATCATGGAATTTGTAAACAGATGCAGATCActgaatgagagagagagagagaaaattacAGATccaaattaaaggaaaataaaaaagaaaaacatggaAAGGCACCAgcttcaaattttaattatacaaTTGGACTTGGAACATGGCGAAATCAATATAAAAGGACCCCACACTTGCCCACCTGGCACAATCACAACCCCCAATCCCAAAACCAATATCATCACCTGCATGCGCGCGCAGCAACTCCAATGGACACCACCAAAGCCACTGCTGCAGTACCAGCCGAGAGACGAACCGCGCCGGAAGCAGTACTAGACCCCGTATCGTCGGTGCTCGGAGTGGCgtcctccgccgccgccgtcttcttcttcttcggagCTGCCGGGGACGGGGCCGGAGCAGGGGGGTGGGGCCCAAAGATGCTCTGAGGAAGAAGCACCTTGTCCACCTGATAAATGGCAAGTTGGTGGTTGTCTGTGTAAATCGTGTGACCTAGCGAAGCGTTCACAATTCCAGTGGATATGTTGACTTGGTTGCCGAAGGTGGTGATGTTGAGCGGGAACGAGCCGATCGTGGAGTCGCCGGCTTGGGTCCGCACCGGATTGCTTACGGTTTGGAACTGTGACATGGAGAGGAAAGTGGGAATCATGTGATACTGGACCAGGGCGTCCTTCTGTTCGTTGTCTAGGGAGTTGAGAACGCCGGATGGGAGGGAGGAAAAGGCGCTGTCGGGAGGCGCGAACATGGTCATGGCGTTGTTTGAATTGTTGAGCTGGCCGTTTATTTGTTTTGCCACCTGGGTGGTGCCCATAAGCCGGAGTAAGATCGTGTACTGGCCGGCCTTCTCGAGGATCGCCGAGATGTTGGGCGGCCCGGGCGGAAGAGGCGGCTTCGCCGCTGGAGGAAGCGGGGGCTGCGCCGGAGCCTGAGCGGTGATTGTGGTGGAGTACtgggagagaaagaggaagagaatcgagagagagaagcCACGCTGCAGCTGGCAATTCATCGTACGTATCAATTTGTGGAGTCCTTAATTTCTTCTTCAAGTGTTGGAATACGGTGGGTGCTTGGAAATGCAGAGAGTGAGGGTTTTTATATCTGGATGGATGTTTTAGGTGGCGAGGAGCTGTTGGAGTTGGATCCATGGAAATGGTTTTTGAGATCTAAAATGGGTACTGTTTCAGCCGACAGCCGATCGCCGATCGATGCATGGGTTTGCTTGACTGTGAAGGCAGAGAGAACCATCAGAAGAcatgatggatatatatatatatatatgcagctgATCAAGTGGGGCACTGAGAGATGGAACGTTGGCTTCTATGATTGCATATGCTTCCTTCGCCTATTCacagcttatatatatatacgcttACGCAAGTATATATTATGGAACAACAGGACTTGCCAGTACGTACTTGTTGCCACAAACTTAAGAAATAAACACAGATCCTGCTGTGAACCATTTGATGGCAAATGTCAAGATTTGTAGTCTATGTTGGTGATTTTGAGTATATAATTGTTTCATCTTAAATAAACTCGTAAATcacttttaattaatatatttagatGACGAATATTTTGCGTGTTATAAGTTCTATAATTAGAACTAATATAATTAAgactcttaattatcatgtGTGTACGTAGTTAGGTTGTTGTAGATGCAAAGAATGGGGAACATTAACCATTTAAGTTGGGCTAAATTGTATAATTTTCCTAAGAACTTTACATGGAAAACTTATCAccctttaaattttaaatttgaacagctggataattaatttttttaatttatacttattaattatttaatttgatttaaaataatacatgagttataagctaaaaataaacaaaatagaagaaaagaagaacaaaaaagaacCAATCGAACCAATCATTTTTTCGTCTTTCCCTTCACTTTCAGTCATCGAATTTGTTTTCCCCTTTCGTCTCTTCTTGACCTGAACAAAAGAACTGAGTCTCCCGCCAATTATCGTAGTCTCAACTGATCCCTATAATTACATGCAAGGTGAgctaaaaaagaagaaaaacaaattaaaacaagGAAGAAAAACGAATTGATCCTTCCTTTTGCCTTCTCCTTGATTTTTGGTCGTCGTCATTGCTTCTCTTTCTCATCTCTCATCAACTCAAACGAAATAACCAATTAGTATCACGTCGACCGTTATTGTCTAGATCAATCCTGATCCCTTCCAACTCTTTGTTCAAATTGGCGACTTGTAAGTCACAACCAACTCATCATTCCCCTTTTTTGATCTACTCATGATCGACCCatcattttctttcctctttcctttGACTAGTAACTCGCGACTGAACCCACCATTTTTCATCCTCTTTGTTTTGATTGGCAACTCATGAGTTGCGACCGACCTACCCTTCCCCTTCCTTTTTACTTTGACTGGTGACTCAACTTATTTATTGGTGAGTTTGTAATTCAGTAGCAACTTAGTGTGGTATTTTACTGCTTTGTTTTCATGTGCTTAATGGCACTTCTATTGCATGCTCAATGTTAACTACATAATTAgataaatcaatatatataaattataaaaattaagtattcaaCATATCATATTTAAAGTTTAAGGGAGGGataataagtttttcatataaaGTTCAGATGAGAAAATATGGGTTTGGCCATTTAAGTTGGGCTACATATATAAATTctgattttatataatttcatttgGGTGGGATTACTTAAACTGAAATTCAACCAATTTTTGTTTGATAATTTAACTAACATGGTATAAATAggacataaatatattatttaatattaaaaaattacaattaaattaCCTTTAATTAACACGCACATTAGTGAGGACTAATATCAGATACTCTTGATCATTTTGGTCATTCCTGAGACTATATAATGTGTGCTTGCCTTTGATCGCTGGATTAATTAGCAAATATGAATTGAGGACATCAATTAAGTTACCCGAGTTTATAACAAAGAGGACGATTAAAGGGTATAGGGAAACTCTCGGGCAAACATttcaatgcttaagtcaaacaCTGAATACTTAAAAgtcatattaaaattaatatcagatatatacattttttagaataataacttatttatttataaataagtatggAGTTTTCCTAAATCtcttaaaattatgatttttatagaTAGTGTCTATTTCGACATTTTGAAATCTACtggaattagaatttttatggataatatttatcttaatattctgaaactttattaaaattaaaattatttatgaataatatttatcattttcataTGACTCtcaaaaaatttttaaatgtcggagttattttgtttgtattttatgtgGACTCTCCTGATTAtgtgaaaattacacttttttaagctaaaaagttattttaggCTTCTaaggtttttttgtttttttaataaacttttatctacgacacaacaaaaaataatagcaTTTTTACAAAAATCTCTAAGAAAACTACTAAactctttttattaataaatagttAAAATGCAATAATTAAGAAAAGAACTAAAACTCTTTTTATTGTTAACATTCTTTTGCTGTATAAAACTATAGTGAAGATGTCATTCTTCCTTTTCAGGTATGCGATTATAATTAGTTTAAAGAATTATAAAGTTTAAGTTGTCACGTCATGTTAATTTTTATAAGCAAATATCATATTCATTTCACAATTATTGAAGTTGGTATGGCCTCCATTAACATTCCAACTAGCTATATTGTCAAATTGGTGGCATGGCACAGAAAGATTGATTGCCAATCCCATCTTTTTTGTGTTATAATTAGTGGGCTGTGATATGAAGAATCAAAGGTCATATTGGATGATTACAAATGATGTGATTGATTATGAATctattattttaacattacaAAAATTGTTACATACACTAAGATTATCACTTTAAATTTAGTGAAAAGTGTAATTAATACTTAGtaaatttgaattcaaaataccgCATTTATTGACTTTATCAACTATCAATAGACTGTGAGTAATGTTATTCATCTTCAATAAAGATAAACAACAATGATCTAACAGTTTATATAAAAGTATTTGTttaaaagagatgaaagagcgtttaatatattttattttttatatttttaaataaataaataatattaattaaatacttttacataaattattatatcacCGTTATTCATCTTTCATGGATTATAActtcaatttattataaaaagatGTCCCTATACTAAGTCGTAAATAATCAACTATTTTagaatcatattttgaaatcaacTATGGAGAAATAAGAGAGTAAGTTATTCTTTAAAACACGAGTCTATTAAACATCACTTGATCCAATTGTGGTAAAATTAAAATCCACTAATGTGATggatcaaattttaatttaaattaaagtggGGCAGTTGACATGGCGCGTTGGGCTTGAATGGGTTATGTACGAACGGCCTGTATGGAATTGGTGATTAAAAAATGAGCTTATTTTCGACCCTAATTAATATCAGTCTAAAAGTAAATTAGGCAGCCCAATTATAAGCTGTTTGGACATTAGCTTTTATGTCTATCTATGTTTGTGAGAGATTAGGTAAAAGGCATTTGTTTTTGGGCAATTTATAGCATAATTAA
This genomic stretch from Diospyros lotus cultivar Yz01 chromosome 1, ASM1463336v1, whole genome shotgun sequence harbors:
- the LOC127786517 gene encoding fasciclin-like arabinogalactan protein 12, whose protein sequence is MNCQLQRGFSLSILFLFLSQYSTTITAQAPAQPPLPPAAKPPLPPGPPNISAILEKAGQYTILLRLMGTTQVAKQINGQLNNSNNAMTMFAPPDSAFSSLPSGVLNSLDNEQKDALVQYHMIPTFLSMSQFQTVSNPVRTQAGDSTIGSFPLNITTFGNQVNISTGIVNASLGHTIYTDNHQLAIYQVDKVLLPQSIFGPHPPAPAPSPAAPKKKKTAAAEDATPSTDDTGSSTASGAVRLSAGTAAVALVVSIGVAARACR